TGGGGAGGTACAGTTCCCGAATACTTTCTTTTTTCAGCCTGTGAATGCCAAAAATGCCATTTTTTTACAACCAACTAACTGGATGGAAACTCGATTTAGTCGTTCTGTACGTTTCACTGGGGCTAATTTTCGGCAATTGAGTAATTTTCAGACGAGTGTTTTTTTCGACAAGGTGAATTTTCAGAAAGCGCAATTTCAGGAAACGGCTGATTTTCAAGATAGCACTTTTGAAGAGTCTACTCAATTCAATGAAGCTATTTTTAAGCAATCAGCTAAATTTAGTCGGGCGCAATGGAGAAAAAATGCTGATTTTTCTAGTGTACGCTTTGCTGAGACAGCACAGTTTACTAAGGCGAATTTTCATCAGTATATCTTTTTCACAGAAGCTATTTTTGAGCAGGTTGTAATTTTTCGAGATGCAATTTTTAACCAAGCGGTTAATTTAAGCGGTGCTAGTATTTTTAACCAAGCTGATTTTAGTGATGCGCGGTTTGCGAAAGAGGCTTTTTTAAATGTCCCTGGTTTAAGTTTTAATTCTAACCAAGGGAAAATTTTAGGGAATCCCGGCGAAATTGGGAAAATGTTTCGTGTTCCTACTTCTCAAGGTAATCAAAATATTTTGCGTAATTTGGGACAAAATTTCCGTCAGCAGCAGCAAATAGCTGATGCTAATCAGTTGGAGTATACAAAACAAAAACTGCGATTGAGGGAATTAAGTCATGGTTTGGTGGATGGGAATATTAATAGTGCTACCCGCAAAACTTTGATTAATTTGGGTTTTAGTGCAATTCAAGCGGATGCGATCGCCAATCGTCGGATGAGCAAATTATTTCGCAATAGCAGTGAGTTATTAAGTTTAGCAGATATCGATTTAGAAACATACAATCAATTGAGCGATCGCCTGGTGGTTGCTGAACCTCTTTCCCCTGGTGGTTGGCTATTACTTGCAGCAAGATGGTTGGCTTTGAGTGTACTATTGTTGCTTAGTGGCTATGGTACCAGCTTTTGGTTAGTGTTTGGCGTGGGCGGAGTGGCGATCGCTTATTTCGGCTGGCTATTTTGGCTAGTAGATCGCTATCGTCGCTTACATCCAGTGCCAATTATTCCCACATATTATGAAACTACATGGATATTAGCTGGTTTTAGCTTTTTAACACTCTTTAGCTTATTAGCCATCTTCCGTAATGCTGAACAGCCTTGGCTAACACTCGGTTGTCTGTTAATAATTATTATCCCCGTACCAGTAATTTTATTAATTCAACTTTACCAACAAGGCCGCTATCACGATTTAATGGACGTTTCTTATTTTACAGAAGACGGTACTTTTCGGCAATTAAGATTATTAATTGGGCGATTACCAGTCATACCCAGAAATCAGACATTCCGCGAACGATATATGCATTTGTTATGGAACCGCCGTTGGAACTGGTTAAATTACTACGACTTTAGCCTCAACAACTTAGTCAGGTTAGGATTTAACGATATTCGCCTGCGAGATGAACATTTACCAGGTATTATTGCCACACTTGCTTGGTATCAGTGGAGTTTGGGTATACTTTATATTACTTTGGTTTTGTGGACTCTTTCTCGCACTATTCCAGGATTAAACTTACTGATTTATCTCAAGTAATATCTGCAATATTGCTTCGGATTTATACAACTATATTTAGAGTAATTTCTCATAGATATAAATGTGAAAATAATTTTTCATATTTATGTATCTATCTAATGTTAGAGTAAATATTAATAATATTTATTTTGCTTAATTTAGCATTTTTGGTATTTGTTTTAAAGCAATAAATTTAAATTAATTAAAATAAATTGTCTGTTTACATTAATTATTTTATGCTATGATTGTAAAGAATTCATACCTCTTTTCACAGGTAAATATCATGGTTATTAATGATTTAGAATATTGCGAACTAGCAACAGATGAAAACAGGATTATTGGCGGACTAGATACTGGTACCAATATTGAATCATATGTGGAACCTGGATATGCTGACATAACAGCTTTAGCAACCGCAGTTGGAGATAGCTCTGAAACCTTTACCGAAACTAATACTATTGTAGATACTAGTAGTCAGTTTATGGTTACTAAGGCTACGGGAATAGCTTTATCTAGGGCTTGGGATAGTCAAGGTTTCTCCCAGTCTTACCAAAAACAAACTGTGACTTTAATAACAAACCAATACTAAAAACATCTGCTTATATTTTTGACCTTCTAGTTTTAAGCTCAATTTTTCTGTTGTAGTGCCAAAATTGCATTGTGTAATTTTGTTATTTCAGTATTTGCAATTTTTGGTAGTACCCTACTCTTGAACAGGGTAGGGTAGTACTTATAATATTAAGACTTTATTAAACATTATAAAAATCATTGGTACTAATGAATAAAGACTAATACCCAATCATTGTAAATCCCACGCCTATGAAAACATCGCCGTTAAGGGTTTTCATCTGCGTGGGATAATTGAATATATGGTTTTCTATAACTTTATTTTGTTTATATAGCCCTTACCAGTCTGCACTTTTCAAACATCCTCTAAAGGTGAAAAACGTATCTATGTTCCCTGTCCCCTGTCCTCTATTCTCAAATTCCAAGAAAGAGATAGAGAGCAACTCAAAGCCACTATCTATCTCTATCAAGAATCATCTTAAGCTATTTGTAGCTTTTTTCTCCCTTGATAGCTGCTGCTGTGGAACGGGAAGCAGCATCAGAAGAAACACCTTCGTATACTTCTGCAAAGGTGATAGTTTCAGCATCTGTGTTTTCACCGTATGCTTGAGCAACTGCTTGAGCATCAGCAAAGTTACCGACAACTTTCACTTTTACATCAAGTGTCTTAAAGATATCAACATTGACTTTGCTGTCAATTACTTCATGCTTATTGTTATCGATCTTAAAACCGCCACCACCAACAATAGCAGAACCTTCAACAGCTTCTAAGACGTTCAAATCAGAGATAACCATGAGTTTTTCCTGTGACTTTCAAGTAGGTTTTAGGAACTTTTTTATAACCAATTTCTCTTCCTTGGCTATGTTTATACAATAGCTAATTCCTCTAAATAAATAACTAGCTTTTTATTTGATTTTTCCTAAAAATAATCCATGTACTTATTTCCATGCGCTCTATTTGTGGGTTTCAGCAACCAAGAATAATTCTGTAATTATTTTGAGCGTAAGGACTCATCTCATGGGGGTTGACTAATTTCTTGCTCCCAAATAAATAATGTCGAATGCTTTTAAAGTCACAATTGGCTTGAGAATCTGCGACGGAGTTGCAGCAAATACAATCAAAGTTTTTCAATGCAAATAAAAAATATCGCTGAAATGCTTTAAAGACATTCCAGCCATATTATTACTACCTGATTACAATATAACTTTGAGAGCTTTCGGTCCCATTTATAGAATAAAATCAGGCAAAGATTAAGTTGAGAAGTCAGACAGACACGGACTGAAAAATAGTTGCATTCATTCTCAAATCAACATCAGATTGTTGATTTGATGGATTTTTTGGAAGATGCAATTATTGCTTAAGTCTTCTTAAGAAATGACAAAAACTTCTTGGTTTATCTTTATGGTTAAAGTTTCTTGATATTCTGCTTCTTCCTCTTTATTGCCATAATATTTGTCCTCATCTTTGTCCTTCTTTTTACCATACTTATCATACTCCTTGTCATAATCTTTGTCATAATCCTTGTAATCTTTTGAACAGCAGCAACCACCAATAATATTTCCAGCTTCTACGGTTTCTAAGATGTTTAAGTCAGCAATAATCATTGAGTTTCTCCTGGAAAATTTACTTTTTTTGAACCGATTTGTTTTGTTCGGCTATGTTTTTAATATAGCGCTTTAACCAGGGAAGTCAATATCTCATGCAATGCCTTTTTCTTAAATAAGTTGAAGATGAATATATAAGTTTATGGGAGAATGTTATCATTATAAATAAATGTAATTATGCAAAATTTAGGCAATACAATATGTCGCCCCGTCAGACATTTTTGTGAATTCATTAATTTCAATGAAAGATTAAATAGTGTTTAAAAAATAAATCTTTAAACACCATTTATGAGCATGGCTATATTTATTAGCCATCGGCTTTGCTGCTGACAGATGGTTTAGACAAACAGATACCCCTCCCCCAGCCCCTCTCCTGCAAGGAGAGGGGAGAAAGAAACTATAGCGGTTCTCAGTTAAGTGAGATACAAGAACCCCACCCCGCCAGCAAGGAGGGGGCTATGATGGAATGGCACTAAGATAACGGCAAATCTATAATTTAATTGCCATTTGTTATGAAAATATTTGCGGTTTAACTAGGCTATAAATTAAGACTGCTGAAGTAATTTTTTCTGTGGCTTTAGGGTATCCGAATCTAGCTGAGTAATTATTTCCATACACTGGATTTGTTGCTTTAACCAATCAGTGAATAATTCCGTAATGATTTTTTCGCGTAATGACTCATCCAATTGGGGCTGAATAATTTCTTCCACCCAAATTAAATACACTCCTTTTGGAGTCACAATTGGCTTGAGAATCTGCTGCAAAGTTGCAGCAAATACAGCAGATGCAATTTCTGGGCGAAAATCTTTGCGGTGTCGCCGTCCTTGATATCCATAAGTGCAGCGAAGTTCTGGTTCAAGAATATATAGACGAGCAATTTCTGGAAAACTGATTTCTCCTTCTTCCACCGCATAAAACATTTCTAAAGCTAAGTCTTTATCATCAAAAATGATTTCATAGGTGATGGCGGCGATATAATCTAGTTGGTGTTGATAAAAAAACCGTTCTACTTGAGAGGTAAATAGATGATTAGCTAATTTCTTAGAAAGGATTTTGTTTTGGACTAATTGTTCAAACTCATTTACAGAAAGATGGTGTTTTTGTAACCAGGTCAATGTATCTTTAGCTTTGACAAGCTTATGGGCTAAACGTAAATTATCTCCTTCTTGCTGTATTTCTTCTGGTGTGACTGTAATTCCTGATTTCTGGGCTACTTCTGCAATAATTTTTTGCGATGCGATCGCCTCGACAAGACCAGGAACTTGAGAAGATAATTTGAGGCTGTGAATGATATCTGAAGCAGAAATAGTCAGAATTTGAGACATGACAGAATCCCTGTACTATGAGTGTGATTTATCTACAACCAATCACCAATGACTAATGACTAATGACAAATGACAAATGACTAATGACTAAAGCTCTAAACCGTTTTGGTGCAACTTCTTGAACGGATCTAAAACAAAATCAATTACGCGTCGCTGACGCACAATAACTTCAGCATTTGCTGTTTGGCCTGGTGTTAATGGAATACGTGTTGCGCCGTTGTGAATATACTGTTGTTCTAAAGTTATTTCTAACTCATAGGTTTCTATGTTACCTGCGGGTGTTTGAGTCGTCTTAGAATCGGGAGAAATGCGCGAAACTTTGCCTTGTATAATGCCATATTCCTGAAAGGGGAAAGCATCAAACTTGATTTTTACCGGCATTCCCACATTTAAGAAGCCGCTATCCTGAATCGGCATATTAGCTTTGAGTACAATTTTAGTATTTTCGGGTGCAATGTCAGCAATTCTCTGACCGACTTGTACCACCTCTCCTGGCTTGGTGACTGGTAAATCAAAAATTGTCCCATCAACAGGCGATCGCACAACTCGTTGCTGCATTTGTAACTTTAAGGATGTGATTTTGCTTTTAGTTTGAGCAATTTCGGCTTTTAAATTAGCAACTTGTCTTTCTAGTTCTTTAAGTTGTTCTTGATATTTCAGCACCGCCAACTTACCAGCTTGCAGTAAGCTTTGATAGCTATTTTTCTCAGCTTGCAATTGATGTTTTGCTTGCTTAATATCAGACTGTAACTGATTCATTGTAGCTTCATAGCGGCTCGTTTCTTCAGCCAAGCGTAATTTTGCTTGTTTAACATCAGATTTCGCTCTAGCGTAGAGTCGTTTGCTGTCTTGTTCTTCCTTTTTGAGTTGGTCAACTTGATTTGCCGAAACCGCACCATCATTCACAAGTTGCTGAAAGCGGTTAACTTGCCGGGAATCTATACTCAACCGACCTTCAGCCGATACTTGCTCATCTTCAGCAGTTTGAATCTGCTGCTGCACCTGATTAACTAATGCTTGTCTTTCTAACTTTTGCAGGTTATAAGTTGTTTCTTTCAAACCCAGGTTTTGTTGTGCCTGGTTCACTTGAGACATTTTTTCTAAAGCTTGAAATTGGTTTTGTTGTTTCTGAATACTAAGTGTCAACTGTAGTTGACTCTTCAGGACTTCAAACTGTGTTTCTTGATTTTGCAGTGCCGAAAGTTTAGCCTCGGCTTGCTGAACTTCCGTTTGCAAAATATCAGAATCAAGTTCCACCAGCACCTGTCCCTGGGTGACAGTATCGCCTTCTGTTACCTTCACAGCTTTAACACTTCCTTGTGCTTGGGAGTCCAATTTTTGTGTTGCACCTTGAGGTTCTATACGTCCTCTGGCGCTGCCAGTTTCATCTACTTTCGCGAAGGTTGCCCAAGGTAAAGCCAGAGAAGCAAAGCCTACCAGTACATACAAAACACCACGAGTCCAGACTTTTGGTAAGGCATCTAGTAGTTCTTCAGTACCGTAATATAAATCTTCGGTGTTACCTGGTGGAATCGTCTTGTGAAGCTTAGTAGTTTCTTGGCTGGGTTGAACATAACTTTTATACTCATCTTGCTCTTTTTTTAGAAATACAGATGAGGAATTGGGAGAAATATAAGACATAGTTTTATGGGGAGTGGGGAGAAGAGGAACGGCGGGAGTGAGGAATTTTAGATTGCAATCCAAAATCTAAAATCTAAAATCTAAAATTGATTGATTTAAACTACTTGAGCTAGTTGTTGTTGATTGAGATAGTAGTAATGTCCTTGTTTGGCGATTAATTCGTCATGAGTACCGCTTTCTACTAATACGCCGCGATCTAAAACTAATATGAGATCAGCATTGCGGACTGTGGAAAGGCGATGGGCAATAATTACGCTGGTACGCCCTTGGAGAATTGTTTTGAGGTTGTTCTGAATAATCCTTTCTGATTCTGAGTCTAGGTGACTGGTGGCTTCATCAAAAAGTAATAAGCGGGGGTTGCCGATTAAGGCTCTGGCAATGGCTAGGCGTTGGCGTTGTCCACCGGAAAGCATTCCCCCACTTTCACCAATTTGGGATTCATAACCCATTGGCAATTGCTGAATAAATTCGTCTGCACCTGCTAATTTTGCGGCTTGAGTAATTTCTTCTACAGAAGCTTCTGGGTGAGCGATGCCAATGTTTTCGCGAATTGTGCCACCGAAGAGAAAGGTATCTTGGTCAACAACACCGATTTGAGAACGCAGCGATCGCAAAGATATAGTATTAATATCAAAACCATCAATCAGAACTTTGCCATCTGTAGGTGGGTATAAACCTAAAATCAACTTGCTCAAGGTTGTTTTTCCCGAACCACTGCGCCCCACTACTGCTACCATTTGCTCTGGCTGGATTTCAAAGTTGATATTTTCCAGAACGTTAGTCTCAGTTTCTGCATGATAACGAAAGGTGACATTTTGAAAACAAATACGGCCATTCAGTCTCCCTAGAGGCTTGCGGGGTTTATTTTGCAAGTCTTCCTCTGGTTCTGCTTCTAAAACATCATTAATCCGTTCTGTAGAAATAATAATTTCCTGTAATCCATTCCACAACATTGATAGCCTTTGAAAAGGACTCAAGACGTTACCCACCAACATATTAAAAGCTACTAACTGCCCCATAGTCAGTTGCCCTTCAATGACTTGCCATGCGCCAAACCACATCAAGGAAGCATTCACAAAGGTTTGAATAACGCCACTCACGATTCGCAGGCGGTTCCCAATCACTTGGGCATTAAAGCCTTTTTTCACCAAATCATTCAGCAGTTCTTCCCAACGCCAGCGTACTGTCTGTTCAATGGCTAATGAACGCACTGTGCGAATACCTGTGAGAGATTCAATCAGATAACTGTTTTCTTTGGCTCCAGCATTAAAAACTTCTCTGGAAATGCGACGCAAAATATTTGTGCTAGCCAATGCCAGAATAAAAAATGGTGGCACTGTCAATAGTACGAATAAAGTCATGCGCCAGCTATACCAAAACATCATGCTCAGATAAATCACTAATGTCAGCATATCCAGCATGATTGAGAGAGTCTCGCCGGTGAGGAAGCGCTGAATTTTTTGGTTTTCTTGAATCCGAGAAACAATATCTCCGACATAACGGGACTCGAAATAAGCCAGGGGTAAGCGGAAGGTATGTTTAATAAAACCGACAAGTAGGGAGATGCTGACGCGATTGGCTGTATGATCTAGCAGATATTGCCGGACTCCATTCATGGCAATACCGAACAAACCAAAAACAATCATCCCCATACCAACGGCGTTTAAGGTGGGAATGCTGCGTTGCACCAAGACTCGATCTAGTAATAACTGGGTAAATACTGGCGTTACTAGTCCGAATAATTGCATCAGCACACTGGCGAGGAAGACTTCTACCAGTATTGAATAGTGAGGTTTAACTAACTCAAAAAACTTCCAGAAGTTGGCAGTTTCATTCTTTGTTTCTTTGAGTAGTTCTGTCGGTTGCAGTAATAAGGCATAACCAGTCCAACCTGCATTAAATTGGCTCCTGGTGAGGCTGCGTTGACCGATAGCGGGATCACCGACTATGACGCGCTTTTTGGTGATTTGATAAACGACAATGTAGTGGTTGCCTTCCCAGTGTGCGATCGCAGGTAAAGATTGTTCTGCAAACTTATCGAAAGTAGCTTTCACAGGACGGGTGGCAAAACCCAGGTTTTCTCCTACTGCGGCTAAGGCACGTAAAGATGCACCACTGCGGTTGACGTTGGTCATATCCCGCAAGCGATTCACACTAAAGTGCTTACCCCAATACTTACCAATCATCACTAAGCAAGCAGAGCCACAGTCTGCGCCACTTTGTTGAGCATAGAAGGGATAGCGTTTGCTCAGGCGTTGCCACCAATGCCCCATTTTCACTTTCGGGCTGGGAAAGTAAGGAAGTGTTTTATTTTGCTTGGCTTTTGATTCTGGTTCTCGCTGGGGAAAGGGTATAACCTTGGTTATGGGCTTTTGGCGTGGTCTTTTGTCTGGGTTCGAGTCGCTTTTATGCTTACTTTCCCATTCTGTCTGATTAAGCGTTGAAGTATTCTGGTGTTCTGGCTCAGGTACAAAGGAACCTAATGCTGGGCAGTGTTCTCGTGCTTTTAACCAGTTTGAACTTTTCAGGATGTAAGCAATGGTTGGTTGTATGGCTTGCCAATGACCTTGATTCGGTTCAGTAGAGATTTGCCCTGGTGTCAAAGAGTTACCCTGAGAATGCAGTAGTTGACCTTTGTACAACAGCCATAAATGGGAATCGGGGAATTGTGTATTTACAGAGCCAATCTCTAGGTTATGTCGCTCAAAGAAGGATAAGGCTTTGAGCATGGCGTGAAATTGGGCGGGGTGTCCGGGAAATCCTGAGTTTTGGCGACACCACAGCAATAAATCCCAGATTTCGGCACGAGAAAACAGGCGATCGCGAATGTGAGGATATTTGTTCATCAACCCTTGCAATACCTCTGGTTTGAGATACCCAAGTTCTAAATTTTGTGAGCTTCTGGCGCTGTAGTGATTAAAGTTCTCCTCTGGAAACAAAGTCATTTCACCAAATGAAGACCACGCCGACAGAGTAGTAATTAAGTCATCAGAACTATCAGACAATCTGACTTTACCTGCAAGAATGACGTAAATACCAGCGTTCATTTCTGCTGATTGCCAGAACTGCTTGGCTACTGGTGGCTGTACTATTTCCATAGATGCCAAACAGCTTTGCAGTTCTTGTTTTGAAAGCCTGTTTCCTAAAGTGTAAGTAAGTTTTTCACCCAGATATTCCTGGGAAAATACCGTTGTCATAACCTAACCTCCAAAACAGCATTAGTTATTGGTACATCAGACTGAATAACTAATAAAAACTGGGTGAATTACAAAAACCTGATTTAGGCTATAAATTTTGGATAAATCACAACTATAGCTGGGGAGTGGGGAGTAGGGTAAAAACCTTTCGGTGTCTAACTTTTATGATCAGTTTATGTCCTAACGTCCTTGGCGGTTGCTATAGATGGGTTTCCCCACCTGTCCCATATTTGTCAGATATATTTATTCGTGAAATGTCCCTAACTTCAACAACTAAGGTGAATAAAAATAAATGAAAATTTGTTCCAAAGGCTTACAGCACATTTAATCTGAGTAGGTAGTAGGCGGGCATCTTTGCCCTGACTCATAAGATATAGAATATTAAAATGTGTACTTCACTTACTTGAAACGTGCTGTAATTCCGGGAACTATGAGAAATAAGTGCTAAAACTACCACGAGCAGCAATTAGTAAATTTAAACTTTAATGTCACCTACTTACTTAGTTGATCAAATGAGTAACTCGTCATTGTATCAGCCTAAAAATCCCATCTCAGTAATGTTTAATTTGTGGTTTTTTACAAATCATAGTTGTTATCAACGTTATACTGAACCATCAATTTTGTAGCAGGTTTTTAGGGTTTATGTCACGCCACAATGGCAAATATTACGGGAAAATCTATTTTTATTTTTAAAGAAAATATTCTTGTATTTCATAGTATAATGATAAAAAGACCTAGTTAAAATATTAGTGCAAGTTACTCTTTTCATGAAATAACTTATATAAATATGCGACAATAGGGTAAATTTTAGATGCAACTGCTTTTGGGTATATCGGTAACTTTATCAAGCCTTCCTTTGCTTCCTTTGAACACCCAATAGTTGATTTTGTTTTGCAAAAGCCGAATCTTTGCCAGCATTACCAGCGTGTGAATGAGAAATTTTTCAGCGACTTCTAAAACAGTGAACAGTTATCAGTGAACAGTTATCAGTAATCAAGGCTGACAGTGGGGGACTTAAACCTACTTACACTTATGTATCTTAACTGGTAACTGGTAACTGATAACTGATAACTGTTAAACTTTGGCTTCTAAAGACTTGAGCAACTCAGTATTTACACCCGACTCACGAGTCAGGGCAATTTTGCCAGTGCGGGCGATTTCCCTGAGACCAAATTTTTGTAACACTTGGACGATCGCCACCATCTTACCAGGATCTCCCACAACTTCGAGAGTGACAGAATCTTCGGACACATCTACCACTCGCGCCCGAAAAATATGAGCCAGTTCGACCACTTCTGAGCGGTTGCTGCTAGTAGCATTCACCTTCAAAAGCATCAATTCTCGCTCTACACAAGGAATTTCGGTGATGTCATGGACTTTGAGAACGTTGACCAATTTGTACAGTTGCTTGGTGAGTTGCTCAATCACGCGATCGTCTCCAGGTACAATCATCGTAATGCGAGACACTCCTCCTTGCTCTGCTGGCCCAACTGCGAGGCTTTCTATATTAAAGCCACGACGCGCAAATAAACTGGAGATACGGGACAGAACGCCCGCCTCATCTTCTACCAAAACTGAAAGGGTATGTTTCATCTTCGCCAACACAGATCAGGCAAGCATTTGATTAATATAAACACTAGCTCATGACTGCCCTACACCTAAATTGCTAAATTATTAGTCTAAGGTTCCATTTTAAACTCAATACCTACACTCATTACACTTTCTCAAAATAATTTATAGGCAAATCACACTGAAAGCACAAATTTTGGCAGTGCATATCTTTACATCGGTAGATGTAATTTATTTGCCAAGGGTTTATCCTTCATATATCGTTGATAATTAGCCAAAAATTGGAGAAAAGCTGTTATGAGTTGGTTAAAAAGACTTTTTGGGTTAGAAAAACCGCAAAATGCCCAAGTAAATCCTACCCCGCAGCAAGTACCGCCAGGTTCGACTACTAGCGCGGCTCCTGCTACTACTGAATCAATTCCGCCAGAACGTTTAGGATTGAATGGAGAATACGACCAAAGTGGGTTGGCCAAGCGGGTAGCGTTGGCGTTTGATCAAGATTCGCAACTTGGGGATATTGATACTCTCTGGGTTGCTCAGACAAGCGGGACTGTGGTATTGAAAGGAAATGTTCCCGACCAGGAAACCCTCAACAAGATGGTTGCTGTGGCGCGTTCAGTTAATGGTGCTACAGGTGTTAACACCGATGAAGTCACTGTTGGGTAATTCCTAATTCATAATTAATGTGCCTGTTAATCCAATCTAGAATCACCTGATTAACTTGTTCTGGGGATTCATCATGGGGACAATGGCCGACATCTTCTAAGTTGAGAAGTTCTAGCTTTTCGTTGTACTGAGTAAATCTCTGTGCCAGTAAAGGGGGAACAAATTTGTCTTTCTGCCCCCAAATTAACAGCATTGGTGCTGTGATGGTGGGTAATATGGCTTTGACACTAGGACTAAAGTTAACAGCGATCGCAGCTCTAAACAAGGCACTAAAAGCCCGCGCTGAACCTCTGTCTTGGGGAGGCCCTGCTAAAATGTCCACCAGTTCATCGGTGATGGCTTCGGGATTGGCGTAAGCAAGTCTGACCCAGCGACGCAGCACGCTGGGTCGGCGCACGAAGTGAAACACAGGCTTGAGGATCAACGGGGAAGCAACCATCTTTTTAATTCCTGTCACCAGAGGTCGCAGAAAAGGCGGGATGGCTTCTTGTTCTAAAGATGGGTCGGGTAAACTCATCATGACTATACCCTTCACCATCTCTGGATGAGCCGCAGCTGCTGCTAAGGAAATCAGTGAACCGTTGGAATTACCGATTAATATGACTGGTTGACGGATAAATGCTTGCCAAAATTCGTATACCTGCTCTACCCACAGTTCTATACTGTAATTCGCTGGCGCTTTTTTGGATGCACCAAAACCCAGCATATCGAGGGCGTAAACGGTATGGTGTTCGCCTAAGACTTCTAAATTATGTCGCCAATGACCAATGGATGCACCAAAACCGTGTAACAGGATTAAGGGTGTGGTGGATTTATTTTGGCTAGGTCGGATATAAGTATAACGAGTTTGCCAGCCTCGCCAAACCCAATCTCTTTGATTACCAACTCGTTGTTGCCAGTGTACCGTAGTGGTCACGGTTGCCTCCAATTTATGAACCCCACCCCCAGCCCCGCCAGCGAGGAGGGGGGTATGATTCTAAGATACTGGGATTTTGAGGCTTTTGTGGAGGGTGCGATCGCTTGCTCAAGAAATTACCCAAAAAATCAAACGCCTAGAAAAGGTGTGAGGGCTAAAGTTTTCGTCATATCAGTAAGGAAAACGCGATCGCACAGGTTAAGCAATTCTACCTCGGTCTGTGTCCGTCGCATCAACCGCAGGAAATCACCTTCAGCGTCAACACTCAGAGCAATGTAATTGAGGAATCTTTTGAGATAGCCGATACGCGATCGCGCTGGCATAGTTGCGGCGGCTGGAGTTTGCCATAAA
The window above is part of the Nodularia spumigena CCY9414 genome. Proteins encoded here:
- the ilvN gene encoding acetolactate synthase small subunit, which gives rise to MKHTLSVLVEDEAGVLSRISSLFARRGFNIESLAVGPAEQGGVSRITMIVPGDDRVIEQLTKQLYKLVNVLKVHDITEIPCVERELMLLKVNATSSNRSEVVELAHIFRARVVDVSEDSVTLEVVGDPGKMVAIVQVLQKFGLREIARTGKIALTRESGVNTELLKSLEAKV
- a CDS encoding ABC transporter transmembrane domain-containing protein, with the translated sequence MTTVFSQEYLGEKLTYTLGNRLSKQELQSCLASMEIVQPPVAKQFWQSAEMNAGIYVILAGKVRLSDSSDDLITTLSAWSSFGEMTLFPEENFNHYSARSSQNLELGYLKPEVLQGLMNKYPHIRDRLFSRAEIWDLLLWCRQNSGFPGHPAQFHAMLKALSFFERHNLEIGSVNTQFPDSHLWLLYKGQLLHSQGNSLTPGQISTEPNQGHWQAIQPTIAYILKSSNWLKAREHCPALGSFVPEPEHQNTSTLNQTEWESKHKSDSNPDKRPRQKPITKVIPFPQREPESKAKQNKTLPYFPSPKVKMGHWWQRLSKRYPFYAQQSGADCGSACLVMIGKYWGKHFSVNRLRDMTNVNRSGASLRALAAVGENLGFATRPVKATFDKFAEQSLPAIAHWEGNHYIVVYQITKKRVIVGDPAIGQRSLTRSQFNAGWTGYALLLQPTELLKETKNETANFWKFFELVKPHYSILVEVFLASVLMQLFGLVTPVFTQLLLDRVLVQRSIPTLNAVGMGMIVFGLFGIAMNGVRQYLLDHTANRVSISLLVGFIKHTFRLPLAYFESRYVGDIVSRIQENQKIQRFLTGETLSIMLDMLTLVIYLSMMFWYSWRMTLFVLLTVPPFFILALASTNILRRISREVFNAGAKENSYLIESLTGIRTVRSLAIEQTVRWRWEELLNDLVKKGFNAQVIGNRLRIVSGVIQTFVNASLMWFGAWQVIEGQLTMGQLVAFNMLVGNVLSPFQRLSMLWNGLQEIIISTERINDVLEAEPEEDLQNKPRKPLGRLNGRICFQNVTFRYHAETETNVLENINFEIQPEQMVAVVGRSGSGKTTLSKLILGLYPPTDGKVLIDGFDINTISLRSLRSQIGVVDQDTFLFGGTIRENIGIAHPEASVEEITQAAKLAGADEFIQQLPMGYESQIGESGGMLSGGQRQRLAIARALIGNPRLLLFDEATSHLDSESERIIQNNLKTILQGRTSVIIAHRLSTVRNADLILVLDRGVLVESGTHDELIAKQGHYYYLNQQQLAQVV
- a CDS encoding BON domain-containing protein, giving the protein MSWLKRLFGLEKPQNAQVNPTPQQVPPGSTTSAAPATTESIPPERLGLNGEYDQSGLAKRVALAFDQDSQLGDIDTLWVAQTSGTVVLKGNVPDQETLNKMVAVARSVNGATGVNTDEVTVG
- a CDS encoding alpha/beta fold hydrolase, with protein sequence MTTTVHWQQRVGNQRDWVWRGWQTRYTYIRPSQNKSTTPLILLHGFGASIGHWRHNLEVLGEHHTVYALDMLGFGASKKAPANYSIELWVEQVYEFWQAFIRQPVILIGNSNGSLISLAAAAAHPEMVKGIVMMSLPDPSLEQEAIPPFLRPLVTGIKKMVASPLILKPVFHFVRRPSVLRRWVRLAYANPEAITDELVDILAGPPQDRGSARAFSALFRAAIAVNFSPSVKAILPTITAPMLLIWGQKDKFVPPLLAQRFTQYNEKLELLNLEDVGHCPHDESPEQVNQVILDWINRHINYELGITQQ